Within the Pseudomonadota bacterium genome, the region GGTCCTGAAAAACCGGAGTTGAAAAACCCTTTTTAGTTCAAATAATCCAAGATGTACCGTTGCAATAGATTTATTGGAATGTTTATCGCCGCTGAGTATGGGTATATCAAGCGCAACTCCTTCGGTAAGGAGGTATTTAAGAAAGAGTTCGTTTATTTCCTCAATAGAGAGGTATCCCAGCCCTTCCAGGGCGTGAGTGATTTCCGGCAGTGTTTTCGAGGGGCAGTCAGTGGGCCGATGGCTTTTGGCTCCACAGTAATAACAGGGCGAAAACTCTCCCATTATGATTTTTTGCTTATACAAAAACAGAGAGGAATGGTCTTTCCGAACTTTTTCATCGGGAAGAACTTTGTAAAAAGCCCGGTTCAACAACCCTTTCAGGATTGAAGTTGTCGGAATATCCATATATTTCTTAATTAATTCATAAGCATCAGATGAGATATAAATTTCCCCGGGGTTAATATCTTCCCAATTGCCGTCTACACATTGATTCATCTGTTTATCTTCCGTAAAAAAAGAACTGGTATCGATAATTATTTGAACAGGAATAAAGTCATCTTCGTTTTTGTGTAAAAGCTCTTCTCTTAAGAATTTCAGTATCTTTTCCGCTACAATAAAAGCAAATGAGCTTTCTTTCATGGTCAGCAGGAGGGACTTGTCTGAAAAAACCTGTTCTTTTTTCCCCTCCCGTTTCCAAAATATATCTTTAGCCACAAGCAAACCGTCCCATATCTCATTAAAATCACTTTCACACAATTTCCATATAGGCCGCAAGTATAGCATGGTATCCATTGCTGGGTTAAGCTCAACGGCTGTGTTCCAGATAACCTTGTAAGCAATGAGGCCGTTCGGCATATTTGTTTTATTCCAACTATTTACCAATTCAAAGTTGATCAAGGGTGTGTGTTTAGTCAGTTCATACACCTCCCGGGATACATATATCTGACCACCATCAGACATATTCGTCAGCTTAGAAGCAACATTAACAACATCTCCGTAAATGTCTTTTTCCTCTACAATTACATTTCCATAATGTATGCCGATTCTCACATATATCTGATCCTGCGTACTTTTTTCATTGTTGTATATGCAGAATTGTTGCTGCATCTTTATCGCCGATTTAAATGCTTCTAAGGGGCTGATAAAAGAAGCCATCACAGAATCGCCCAACGCCTTGATGAGCTTCCCGCCATATTCATTGATTATCGGCGTAGCAATTTCATAATGTTCCTGGAGCATTGTCCTGCCGGCTTTGTCCCCATATCTTTTAAAATATTTTGTTGAACCAACCAGATCTGTAAATAGCACGGCTATGCTTTTTATCGGCTCATCAGGGTATAGATCTATTAATGTAGGCAAATCCACATGTAAGGCTTTTTCTTTTGAAGGGGCGTATAAATCCATATCTGTCCATTGATATTATCGCCACATTCTCTTTCGGCTTTAGGAAAATTCTCCCTGTATCAAATATATTCCCATTTCCCGTACAGTATGATATAGATAAACTTATGTCACGGGAAGGTTTTAGCCCCTCTTATCAGAGAGGAACAGACGGTGGAGCCATTGTTTCTTTATCGGGGCGCATATCCATAGATAATATCGGCAAAATACTGCACGAGTTCACGCCTTTCCTTAATGAAAAACTTCCTTCAAGGCTTGCAATAGACCTCGCAAATGTCGATTATCTGGATAGCTCAGGCGCACTTATGCTTATTGAGATGGAAGAGAAGGCTAAGGCAAAATCGATACCTTTTGAATTTATCAACGTATCCGATAAAACAAAGGAAATGGTGGCCCTGATCAACCGGGATGCCCTAAGGGTAACACCGCTTATCGCTGAAAAGAGGACAACGGGCATCATCGAAAAGATAGGTGAGGAAAGTATCGATTTTTATAATGATATC harbors:
- a CDS encoding adenylate/guanylate cyclase domain-containing protein gives rise to the protein MDLYAPSKEKALHVDLPTLIDLYPDEPIKSIAVLFTDLVGSTKYFKRYGDKAGRTMLQEHYEIATPIINEYGGKLIKALGDSVMASFISPLEAFKSAIKMQQQFCIYNNEKSTQDQIYVRIGIHYGNVIVEEKDIYGDVVNVASKLTNMSDGGQIYVSREVYELTKHTPLINFELVNSWNKTNMPNGLIAYKVIWNTAVELNPAMDTMLYLRPIWKLCESDFNEIWDGLLVAKDIFWKREGKKEQVFSDKSLLLTMKESSFAFIVAEKILKFLREELLHKNEDDFIPVQIIIDTSSFFTEDKQMNQCVDGNWEDINPGEIYISSDAYELIKKYMDIPTTSILKGLLNRAFYKVLPDEKVRKDHSSLFLYKQKIIMGEFSPCYYCGAKSHRPTDCPSKTLPEITHALEGLGYLSIEEINELFLKYLLTEGVALDIPILSGDKHSNKSIATVHLGLFELKRVFQLRFFRTIWDSTAEEWNKIRESKGESDGGMAWLAQDSLRVSDLNRAASILHNALKGNPADYRIYCALGYLNMERDNLLQAEHYFNEALLYVSSNAQKIFLLLLLSRLYMLNNDYSNAQKRIKNILLLNPGCIDAVYQDIVLKFYEEKDKSAVQRLIKLIKDNRVYFIYVLLDPDLAPYSDIINPQLLMLYNTAKANAKSIFREAEEEINNSKKILDMYGITETQSLLLKTRNMFESDSYFSYLDIIFYCNSIISICKNRIKERKKTLSERLHQLNGQIEKYMNFVKRYHYPRLTNPYRKQLVHARGKIDQAQDDIKLAPGEQIGTFETFCEVLSAELNDLEINLKKLDIFQQFLINFSRFLKKSAILLSMVLLIGIFAIPAIIPAIPRIDITGANSIWFYQKSFLIVGSITSIGISLLLTIKKIIHDD